A single bacterium DNA region contains:
- a CDS encoding NAD(P)H-binding protein, which translates to MTRPDPARPDLTGRRVLLVGCGDIGTGLGETLLARGAAVWGLRRDPAGLPAGFHGVAGDFTRPDGLAAVAGQAFDHVVLTFTPAGYTDAAYAAAYVDGMRHVLAALDPAPGHVILVSSTSVYHQDDCGWVDERSATEPTHFAGRRTLEAEAVLRDSGLPHVIARFAGIYGPGRTRLIDQVRAGHACGPEERLYVNRIHRADGVGFLAHLIDLREQGADLDDLYLVTDSYPVTMWDVQSWIASKLGLDPFALKTGPVPGRTSKRCRNARMRATGYELRYPDYMAGYGELLGTDASA; encoded by the coding sequence ATGACCCGGCCCGATCCTGCCCGACCCGACCTCACCGGACGCCGCGTGCTGCTCGTGGGCTGCGGCGACATCGGCACCGGTCTCGGCGAGACCCTGCTCGCCCGCGGCGCCGCGGTGTGGGGCCTGCGCCGCGACCCGGCGGGGCTGCCGGCCGGCTTCCACGGCGTGGCCGGCGACTTCACGCGACCGGACGGCCTGGCCGCCGTGGCGGGGCAGGCCTTCGACCACGTCGTGCTCACCTTCACCCCCGCGGGCTACACCGACGCGGCCTATGCCGCCGCCTACGTGGACGGCATGCGCCACGTCCTGGCCGCCCTCGATCCGGCGCCCGGCCACGTGATCCTCGTCTCGAGCACGAGCGTGTACCACCAGGACGACTGCGGCTGGGTCGACGAGCGCAGCGCCACCGAACCGACCCACTTCGCCGGTCGGCGCACCCTCGAGGCCGAGGCCGTGCTCCGCGACAGCGGGCTGCCCCACGTGATCGCGCGCTTCGCGGGCATCTACGGCCCGGGCCGGACCCGCCTGATCGACCAGGTGCGGGCCGGCCACGCCTGCGGTCCGGAGGAGCGGCTCTACGTCAACCGCATCCACCGCGCCGACGGCGTCGGCTTCCTGGCCCACCTCATCGACCTGCGCGAGCAGGGCGCCGACCTCGACGACCTCTACCTCGTGACCGACAGCTATCCCGTCACCATGTGGGATGTGCAGAGCTGGATCGCCTCGAAGCTCGGCCTGGATCCCTTCGCATTGAAGACCGGCCCGGTGCCCGGGCGCACGAGCAAACGCTGCCGCAACGCGCGCATGCGGGCGACGGGGTACGAGCTGCGCTATCCGGACTACATGGCGGGGTATGGGGAGCTGCTGGGGACCGACGCCTCGGCCTGA
- a CDS encoding S8 family serine peptidase, translating into MTRRLLVPVLALAILLLGACAGPDNAGVETAPAVPAPPAAKIPVASLDELPVHTYPLQGTLEEMMADPAVMAALRGAVRADLEADMATYAIEDVATLQGMHQGLVTIALADGDDAAALRHLDAVRELEDKEAARLMNGLVARADMAARAGLPADATADQVAAAYEAELRERVFALPYDVVEDDIKSGKARAEYLSENLLRGIVQSRLQPTATAMGELNRDLALGLIGMRYAIDERLALNPVTAAVYGDYLARNKQEKTDIWPARDLALTPDQGLAPVVIGIWDSGVDVASFDGLLWTNAAERADGADTDGNGFVDDVHGIAFDLDGVANPHLLHPLGDQEGKLGMVYESMEGFIDMTSAIDSPAATAVRSRMASMAPEEVGDFMTSLSFGGLYMHGTHVAGIASRGNPFARLLVARITFDYHSTPAPMTMEIARRLADDYLATAKYFQAADVRVVNMSWGWSYKEIEGGLEANGIGADAEERAKLARQMIGVLSDGLHDAIAAAPGILFVAAAGNDDNDVEFDVVIPSSFDLPNLMVVGALDQAGDPTGFTSGGRNVKVYANGFQVESTVPGGRTMKMSGTSMASPNVANTAAKLVALQPALTPPAIIDLIERGADAHPDHPEIFRMNAKKSAALLANGG; encoded by the coding sequence ATGACCCGCCGCCTGCTCGTTCCCGTTCTCGCCCTCGCGATCCTGCTGCTCGGCGCCTGCGCCGGACCCGACAACGCCGGCGTCGAGACCGCACCGGCCGTGCCGGCGCCGCCCGCGGCGAAGATTCCCGTCGCCAGCCTCGACGAGCTGCCCGTCCACACCTATCCCCTGCAGGGCACCCTGGAGGAGATGATGGCCGATCCGGCCGTGATGGCGGCGCTGCGCGGGGCGGTTCGCGCCGATCTCGAGGCCGACATGGCGACCTACGCCATCGAGGACGTGGCGACCCTGCAGGGCATGCACCAGGGCCTGGTCACCATCGCCCTGGCCGATGGCGACGACGCGGCGGCCCTGCGGCACCTCGACGCCGTGCGCGAGCTCGAGGACAAGGAGGCGGCCCGCCTCATGAACGGTCTGGTGGCGCGGGCGGACATGGCTGCGCGGGCCGGACTGCCCGCCGACGCGACCGCCGACCAGGTCGCGGCGGCCTACGAGGCCGAGCTGCGGGAGCGCGTCTTCGCCCTGCCCTACGACGTGGTCGAGGACGACATCAAGAGCGGCAAGGCCCGGGCCGAGTACCTGAGCGAGAACCTGCTGCGCGGCATCGTGCAGTCGCGGCTGCAGCCCACGGCCACGGCCATGGGCGAGCTGAACCGCGACCTGGCGCTGGGCCTGATCGGCATGCGCTACGCCATCGACGAGCGCCTGGCGCTCAACCCGGTCACCGCGGCGGTGTACGGCGACTATCTCGCGCGCAACAAGCAGGAGAAGACCGACATCTGGCCCGCGCGCGACCTCGCGCTGACGCCGGACCAGGGCCTGGCCCCGGTCGTCATCGGCATCTGGGACTCGGGCGTCGACGTGGCGTCGTTCGACGGGCTGCTGTGGACCAATGCGGCCGAGCGCGCCGACGGCGCCGACACCGACGGCAACGGCTTCGTCGACGACGTGCACGGCATCGCCTTCGACCTCGACGGCGTCGCCAACCCGCACCTGCTGCACCCCCTGGGCGACCAGGAGGGCAAGCTCGGGATGGTGTACGAGTCCATGGAGGGCTTCATCGACATGACCTCGGCCATCGACAGCCCGGCGGCCACGGCCGTCCGCAGCCGCATGGCGAGCATGGCCCCCGAGGAGGTCGGCGACTTCATGACGAGCCTCAGCTTCGGCGGGCTCTACATGCACGGCACCCACGTGGCCGGCATCGCGTCGCGGGGCAATCCCTTCGCGCGGCTGCTCGTGGCGCGCATCACCTTCGACTACCACAGCACGCCCGCGCCCATGACGATGGAGATCGCGCGCCGTCTGGCCGACGACTACCTGGCCACGGCGAAGTACTTCCAGGCCGCGGACGTGCGCGTGGTGAACATGAGCTGGGGCTGGAGCTACAAGGAGATCGAGGGCGGGCTCGAGGCCAACGGCATCGGTGCCGACGCCGAGGAGCGGGCGAAGCTGGCGCGGCAGATGATCGGCGTGCTGAGCGACGGCCTGCACGACGCCATCGCGGCGGCGCCCGGCATCCTCTTCGTGGCGGCGGCCGGCAACGACGACAACGACGTCGAGTTCGACGTGGTGATCCCGTCGAGCTTCGACCTGCCGAACCTGATGGTCGTCGGGGCCCTCGACCAGGCCGGCGACCCGACCGGGTTCACCAGCGGCGGGCGCAACGTCAAGGTGTACGCCAACGGCTTCCAGGTGGAGAGCACCGTGCCGGGTGGGCGCACCATGAAGATGTCCGGCACCTCGATGGCCTCGCCCAACGTGGCCAACACGGCGGCCAAGCTGGTGGCCCTGCAGCCCGCCCTGACGCCCCCGGCGATCATCGACCTCATCGAGCGCGGCGCCGACGCGCATCCGGACCATCCGGAGATCTTCCGCATGAACGCGAAGAAGTCGGCGGCGCTGCTGGCGAACGGGGGCTGA